From Erinaceus europaeus chromosome 9, mEriEur2.1, whole genome shotgun sequence, one genomic window encodes:
- the DIPK2A gene encoding divergent protein kinase domain 2A, with protein sequence MWRLVPPKLGRLSRSLKLAALGSLLVLMVLHSPSLLASWQRNELADRRFLQLNKCPACFGTSWCRRFLNGQVVFEAWGRLRLLDFLNVKNVYFAQSGEPREGGRRRVVLKRLGSQRELAQLDQSICKRATGRPRCDLLQAMPRTEFARLNGDVRLLTPEAVEGWSDLVHCPSQRLLDRLVRRYAETKDSGSFLLRNLKDSERMQLLLTLAFNPEPLVLQSFPSDEGWPFAKYLGACGRMVAVNYVGEELWSYFNAPWEKRVDLAWQLMEIAEQLTNNDFEFALYLLDVSFDNFAVGPRDGKVIIVDAENVLVADKRLIRQNKPENWDVWYESKFDDCDKEACLSFSKEILCARATVDHNYYAVCQNLLSRHATWRGTSGGLLHDPPSEIAKDGRLEALLDECANPKKRYGRFQAAKELREYLAQLSNNVR encoded by the exons ATGTGGCGCCTGGTGCCCCCGAAGCTGGGCCGCCTATCCCGCTCGCTGAAGCTGGCGGCGCTGGGCAGCCTGTTGGTGCTGATGGTGCTGCACTCGCCGTCGCTGCTGGCGTCCTGGCAGCGCAACGAGCTGGCCGACCGGCGCTTCCTGCAGCTCAATAAGTGCCCGGCGTGCTTCGGCACGAGCTGGTGCCGCCGCTTTCTCAACGGGCAGGTGGTGTTCGAGGCGTGGGGCCGCCTGCGCCTGCTGGACTTCCTCAACGTGAAGAACGTGTACTTCGCGCAGTCGGGCGAGCCCCGCGAGGGCGGCCGCCGCCGCGTGGTGCTCAAGCGCCTGGGCTCGCAGCGCGAGCTGGCGCAGCTGGACCAGAGCATCTGCAAGCGGGCCACCGGGCGGCCGCGCTGCGACCTGCTGCAGGCCATGCCCCGCACCGAGTTCGCGCGCCTCAACGGCGACGTGAGGCTGCTCACGCCCGAGGCGGTGGAGGGCTGGTCGGACCTGGTGCACTGCCCCTCGCAGCGCCTGCTCGACCGCCTGGTGCGCCGCTACGCCGAGACCAAGGACTCGGGCAGCTTCCTGCTCCGCAACCTCAAGGACTCGGAGCGCATGCAGCTGCTGCTGACCCTGGCCTTCAACCCCGAGCCGCTGGTGCTACAG AGTTTTCCATCTGATGAAGGTTGGCCATTTGCAAAATATCTTGGAGCTTGTGGAAGAATGGTGGCTGTTAATTATGTTGGAGAAGAACTGTGGAGTTACTTTAATGCACCGTGGGAGAAACGAGTTGACCTTGCTTGGCAATTAATGGAAATAGCAGAGCAACTTACAAACAATGACTTTGAATTTGCACTCTACCTTCTGGATGTCAGCTTTGACAATTTTGCAGTTGGTCCTAGAGATGGGAAAGTAATCATTGTGGATGCTGAGAATGTTTTGGTTGCTGACAAACGACTAATTAGACAAA ATAAACCTGAAAATTGGGATGTCTGGTATGAAAGCAAATTTGATGATTGTGATAAGGAAGCTTGCTTATCCTTTTCAAAAGAAATTCTATGTGCTCGTGCCACTGTGGACCACAATTACTATGCTGTTTGTCAGAACCTCTTATCCAGGCATGCCACATGGCGTGGCACTTCTGGAGGACTTCTTCATGATCCACCAAGCGAAATTGCCAAAGATGGCCGACTAGAGGCCTTGCTAGATGAGTGTGCCAACCCAAAGAAGCGCTATGGCAGATTCCAGGCTGCAAAGGAACTTCGTGAATATCTAGCACAATTAAGTAACAATGTGAGGTAG